A window of Echeneis naucrates chromosome 13, fEcheNa1.1, whole genome shotgun sequence contains these coding sequences:
- the wdr74 gene encoding WD repeat-containing protein 74, with protein MGDRRRLCTVWLGSETGILKGVDVSRKQALNFCNSSHLSREQEVRSLCWGDPAESELLVGSADGTVKTFSVEKGDFTDSRRCGNPAEGCFTGLAPLSGSALVTCGESGMLRVWREDSSQPAIELNAGKNVCRMRQSPVNQHSVATGGKENGLKIWDLERPEKPVFTAKNLRDDWLDLRQQHWVRDMAFIPNTDKVITCTGFHQIHIFDPLSPQRRPIMEAKYGEYPLTTLSLPASGNMVVVGNTHGQIAMLDLRKGLVCGCLKGLVGGVRGLQCHSSQPVVASCGLDRFLRIHSLEDRKLLHKVYLKSRLNCLLLPSRDLEDRGGATEGEGLSQELKVEEDEVWDTMEQVGEGDDKPKRKSTEGKEVPQKKSKKR; from the exons ATGGGGGACCGTCGCCGTTTGTGTACCGTGTGGCTGGGATCAGAGACAGGAATCCTGAAGGGGGTCGATGTGTCCCGGAAACAGGCCTTAAATTTCTGCAACTCGAGTCATCTTAGCCGAGAACAGGAGGTCCGCAGCCTGTGTTGGGGAGACCCGGCCGAGAGCGAGTTGCTGGTCGGCTCGGCGGACGGAACCGTCAAGACATTTAGCGTAGAGAAAGGGGACTTCACCGATTCCCGGCGATGTGGAAACCCGGCCGAGGGTTGTTTCACGGGGCTGGCACCCCTCAGTGGTTCGGCATTGGTCACCTGCGGGGAGTCCGGGATGCTGCGGGTCTGGAGGGAAGACAGCAGTCAGCCGGCTATCGAGCTCAATGCGGGGAAGAACGTGTGCAGGATGCGGCAGAGTCCGGTAAACCAGCACAGCGTCGCGACGGGTGGTAAAGAGAACGGCCTGAAGATCTGGGACCTGGAGAGGCCCGAAAAGCCGGTGTTCACAGCCAAAAACCTGCGGGACGATTGGCTGGACCTACGACAGCAACACTGGGTCAGAGACATGGCCTTCATCCCAAACACCGACAAAGTCATCACCTGCACAGGTTTTCACCAG ATCCACATCTTTGACCCGTTGTCCCCTCAGCGCCGCCCAATCATGGAGGCAAAGTATGGAGAGTACCCACTCACCACTTTGTCCCTGCCTGCCTCCGGTAACATGGTTGTTGTAGGAAACACCCACGGCCAAAttgctatgctggacctgagGAAAGGTCTGGTCTGTGGCTGTCTGAAAGGTCTGGTAGGAGGCGTACGGGGGCTGCAGTGTCACTCCTCTCAACCAGTGGTGGCGTCCTGCGGCCTGGACCGCTTCCTCCGCATTCACAGTCTGGAGGACCGCAAGCTGCTGCATAAAGTTTATCTCAAATCCAGACTCAACTGTCTCTTGCTGCCCAGCCGGGACCttgaggacagaggaggggcAACAGAGGGGGAGGGGCTGAGCCAAGAGttgaaggtggaggaggacgAAGTGTGGGACACTATGGAGCAGGTGGGAGAAGGTGATGACAAGCCAAAGAGGAAAAGCACAGAGGGGAAGGAAGTGCCTcagaaaaagagcaagaaaagaTGA